GTTACCGTTCTGCGTGCGGATGGTGTCTCCGCTGGTCCGTTCGCCGAACACAGCCAGGGGTCCCTCCATCGCCGCCATCTTCCCGCCAGGCCGCGGCGCGAGAAGCAGCCGGAGCGCCGAGCCGCAGAATGGCCAACGGGCCGCTATGGATGCCGGGAACTCCGCCCGAGACGGGCGCGGGCAGGCCGCGCGCTGAAGGGGCGGGGCTGTAGCCGCCCGTCCAATCCGGGTGCGCGGTGCAGCCCAGTCTCAAGCCGTGATTGGTCGTTGCGGTCGAACAAAGCCACTGGACCGGAGGAGAGCCGGCAGCGCTTCTAGGAGGTTCTAGAAACTGGGGCGGCGCGAGGCTGCCTTGCGCATGCGCGCCGACTGCCGTCCGAGTGCCGTTGGGGGCCGCTGGCTGTGGCAGAccttgctgcagctggggatggCTGGCTGCGGCCGCGCAGGGCCGCTCTGCCACGGACTGCGGGTGGAAAAGGGGTCCAAACCTAACGCCGATCGCGTGGTGTGGCATTCCTATGCTTTCGCCTATGGTCTTACGTGTTACTTCGCTTTTTAAGGGAATTCACTGCTCACTTAGTCGCAAAACCAAGATTTGTATTGTTTCAGCCCCTACTTTCTTTTCTAGCCATAGACAAGGGCCACAAGAGGCCAGCACTCAAAGCCCGCTACCCCTCCGGGGCTGCCCCGTTAGCCCGCAGCCGCACGCCGCCAACACGGAAAGGGCGTGCTACGACCAGAGCGACAGGGCCCCGTGGGCGGAACTGCTCCCCGGAAGTGCTCCTCGGCTTCCGGGGGAAGGTGCCGCCCTCACCCAAGATGGCGGTGCCCAGTGCTCTCTGAGCTCCCGGAAGGTGACTGTCGCCTGAGGTCGTGGCGGGCGCCGGCTGTCCATGGCGCTGTGCGGTCGCGGCTGCACGTTGCTGGCGGCTGGCCGGCTCCGGGCGCGCGGAGCGGGTAAGATCGAGTGCTCTGCCACTCTCCAAAGCAGCCTTCTCCGGTAGGAGGCGTCGCTTCCCCTGTGCTGCCGGGTCGGCTGCCTCGGCTGCTCCGTCCCGCCGCCGGTAACGGATGCCGTATTGTTCCTAACTTCTTTTGGTTTCGTTTGTTTGTTCAgtcccttctttatttttattcctgctttcctttaaGGTTTCCGTTATGCATCAACAACTACAGCTGGCCTCAAAGCTGAGAGTGAAATAGACACGAGGGAGAATGAGATTGTTTCCCCAGAGTTCACCAACAGGAACCCTCGGAACCTGGAGCAGTTGGCACTCGCGAGGAAGGAGCGTGGCTGGAAGACAACATGGCCAAAGCGTGAATTCTGGCACAGGTGAGTCAGAAGGTCAATAGAGGAGGCGAAGACtcctaaataaataagaattacaAACATATATTCTATGTGTAATTGCCATACGTTGTACTTCTTGGGTTATTGAATGAGTTAacctttctgctgtttcttaatTGATAGATACCTTTATGTTCAGAGAGTGATAGATTATCATCACACAAAAGTTGATCAAATATTGATATTTAatatcattattttcttcttgagaGAACAACTACGTGCAGTTCATTCACATctggaaatctgtttttttccagatagCGCAATAGAAAATACCGTGCTGTTAATAGACTGTAGTTGTTATGGCTTAGCAGCACTGATTGTCCTCTTTCCAATCCTGACAGTTTGCTCCCAGCTGTATAGTAACAGGCTACAAGAGGCTGTATGACACAAAACTGAGGTTGCTTTTCAGCTGGAGCAGTTCCCCcgtgcagacagcagcacagcgtTGTACAGATGCACAGTGCTTGACTTTGGGCTGAGTGCGTGTGAAGCACTATATTTGGGCACGTGATTACTGAAAAGTCACTCTTGGAACTACAGTCTCTTTAACTGGTCAAAGGAGTCCTGTTTTATGTCCAAAtagagtaagaaaaaaagcctgCCAAGTTAATAAAAGCAATATGAAGAAATCATTATATTAATAGTTCCAGTGCACCAAATGCTATCTCATAAGGCAAATAACTTCAGTTACTTACCGTATATCAGTGCATTCTCTCTTTAGGCCTGGGAAAGACGTCATACTGCGTGTTCCATTTTTCCCTCACCCAGGTTACGGCTGGAGCGGACACAGCATTATGTAGAAGCCTTTGTGGAACGCAGTAATGGCAACGTTGTGTTATCTGCCTCTACTCGAGAGTGGGCTATAAAGAGGCACCTGTACAGTCCTAAGGGCGTCACAGCTTGCAGAAACCTTGGCCGTGTTATGGCACAGCGCTGTTTGGAAGCAGGGATCAACTTTGTGAACTTTAAAGCTGTTATTCCTTGGGAGCATCGTTGTGACTCGGCAAGTATTTGTCTCCTTGTACTTCCATTTGCcctttttcccatttctaaGCACTGATTTATGTCCAAAAGGTAGCCTTGACAAGCTACACGCACTATGTCCGTGGTGATGTTTGGGTGCTGACTGCTTTCTCTCTATTCGCATCTCTTGTCTGTCCAACAAGATCCAGGCATTTGAAAAAGCGATGACGGAGGGTGGTGTCGTTCTGCGGGAGCCGCTGAGAATCTACCAATAACACAGAGACCATCGGGACAGCTTCCAAGGAACAGCACTCGCTTCCTTAGGTGTGGGTCCAGGCACAGCCAGGGATTGGAAATGGAAGGAGATGGAACACGGTGCAACGTGGCatctaataataaaatatttgtagatATACAGAAGTGTCTCATTCCTGATTATCGTACCAACGCTGTTCTTCTAAAAGTGGAATGGAACAGTCACGGTTCAGCTGTATCACTTTGGTCCCTGTACATCTTATGTAGCAAAATCAGTTTAGAAAGTTTAGAACAGCAACGAAGTTTTGTGCAGTGCCTCGTGAAAAAGAAAACCGAAAAGCTGCCGTTCCCCTAATCGCGCCTCATAGCCTTATTGCGTGATATTGCGGCTCTGCAGGCCGATGAGCACAGCTGCGCGGCGCTCCGGCCTTCGTACGCCTGCTCCGGCCCGGCAGCCTCTCGGGCGAGGCGTGGCGCGGTGCGGTGCTGCCTCGCCTGCGCGGAGCGTGCTGCCCGGCGGCAGCCATGGACGTGGGGGCGGCAGACTTCGCTCgctgcctgccctgcctgcGGGACCGCGTCGGCCGCGCCGCCTTTCTGGGTGAGCGCTGCGCTCTTGGGTGCGGCGGGGGGTTCTGTTGTGTGGCCGCTGCCGGCCCCGCCGCCTTCGGGCCTGCTCCTGGTTGGGGCTGCGCCTCCTGAGCACTATTCTCTTGCTGTGTGTAACGCTTTGAGAGGCGGTCCAGCAGCTTCTTCTCCACGAAGACGCCGTGGCAGACAGGAGGGCAGAGGATGCTGCTCTCATGTTATGAACCGTCTCCTGGCTTgcagcagcaccctgctctGAGGCTCTGCTGCCCTCATGCAGTCGTGCTTTTGAGG
This region of Excalfactoria chinensis isolate bCotChi1 chromosome 3, bCotChi1.hap2, whole genome shotgun sequence genomic DNA includes:
- the MRPL18 gene encoding large ribosomal subunit protein uL18m, with translation MALCGRGCTLLAAGRLRARGAGFRYASTTTAGLKAESEIDTRENEIVSPEFTNRNPRNLEQLALARKERGWKTTWPKREFWHRLRLERTQHYVEAFVERSNGNVVLSASTREWAIKRHLYSPKGVTACRNLGRVMAQRCLEAGINFVNFKAVIPWEHRCDSIQAFEKAMTEGGVVLREPLRIYQ